In Kineococcus sp. NBC_00420, a single genomic region encodes these proteins:
- a CDS encoding ABC transporter ATP-binding protein: MPELTKDTGNTAPGQAGRALLTMENVTLKFGGVVALNEVSFEIREGEILGLIGPNGAGKTTCFNALTGVYQPTSGRVVFDGQPLGKRKRFQINRLGIARTFQNIRLFGNMTARENVLVGADSHHRSGVINSLFRLPRHRRETREGHRLAEELLEMMDLSHRADDLARNLSYGEQRRLEIARALATRPKLLCLDEPAAGFNPVEKQRLMDLIRRVRDMGNTVLLIEHDMRLVMGVTDRIVVLEFGKKIADGLPADIRNDPAVIAAYLGVESEEDDQ, from the coding sequence GTGCCTGAACTCACGAAGGACACCGGGAACACCGCACCGGGCCAGGCCGGCCGTGCGCTGCTGACCATGGAGAACGTCACCCTCAAGTTCGGCGGGGTCGTCGCCCTCAACGAGGTCTCCTTCGAGATCCGCGAGGGGGAGATCCTCGGCCTGATCGGCCCCAACGGCGCCGGCAAGACGACGTGCTTCAACGCCCTCACCGGCGTCTACCAGCCGACGTCGGGCCGGGTCGTCTTCGACGGGCAGCCGCTGGGCAAGCGCAAGCGGTTCCAGATCAACCGTCTCGGGATCGCCCGCACGTTCCAGAACATCCGCCTGTTCGGGAACATGACCGCGCGGGAGAACGTCCTCGTCGGGGCCGACTCCCACCACCGCTCGGGGGTGATCAACTCGCTGTTCCGGTTGCCCCGGCACCGGCGCGAGACCCGTGAGGGACACCGGCTGGCCGAGGAACTGCTCGAGATGATGGACCTGTCCCACCGGGCGGACGACCTGGCGCGCAACCTCTCCTACGGCGAGCAGCGCCGCCTGGAGATCGCCCGCGCCCTGGCCACCCGGCCGAAGCTGCTCTGCCTGGACGAACCCGCCGCGGGTTTCAACCCGGTCGAGAAGCAGCGGTTGATGGACCTGATCCGCCGGGTCCGCGACATGGGCAACACGGTCCTGCTCATCGAGCACGACATGCGCCTGGTCATGGGCGTCACCGACCGGATCGTCGTCCTGGAGTTCGGGAAGAAGATCGCCGACGGCCTCCCCGCGGACATCCGCAACGACCCCGCCGTCATCGCCGCCTACCTCGGCGTCGAGTCCGAGGAGGACGACCAGTGA
- a CDS encoding ABC transporter ATP-binding protein, with the protein MSTPTQKTLGETQLVVDDLSVNYGRIEAIRNVSFSVPQGGIATLIGANGAGKTTTLKTVSGLRTVRTGRIVFEGEDITKVPSHKLVTKGLCQAPEGRGTFVGMTVEENLDMGAYTRKDRRSAAYRSDLDRVYTLFPRLKERRTQFAGTMSGGEQQMLAIGRALMSRPRVLLLDEPSMGLAPKLIQQIFSIIVEINQQGTTVLLVEQNAAQALRISDVAYVLETGTVVRTGTGAELAADDSIRAAYLGGDV; encoded by the coding sequence GTGAGCACGCCGACGCAGAAGACCCTCGGTGAGACCCAGCTCGTCGTCGACGACCTCAGCGTCAACTACGGGCGCATCGAGGCCATCCGCAACGTCTCCTTCAGCGTCCCCCAGGGCGGGATCGCGACGCTCATCGGCGCCAACGGGGCCGGCAAGACGACCACGCTCAAGACGGTGTCGGGTCTGCGGACCGTGCGGACCGGCCGGATCGTGTTCGAGGGCGAGGACATCACCAAGGTGCCCTCGCACAAGCTCGTCACGAAGGGGCTCTGCCAGGCCCCGGAGGGTCGGGGGACGTTCGTCGGGATGACGGTCGAGGAGAACCTCGACATGGGCGCCTACACCCGCAAGGACCGGCGTTCCGCGGCCTACCGGAGCGACCTCGACCGCGTCTACACGTTGTTCCCGCGGTTGAAGGAACGCCGCACCCAGTTCGCCGGGACGATGTCGGGCGGGGAGCAGCAGATGCTCGCCATCGGGCGCGCCCTCATGAGTCGACCCCGCGTGCTGCTCCTGGACGAGCCGTCCATGGGCCTCGCGCCCAAGCTCATCCAGCAGATCTTCTCGATCATCGTGGAGATCAACCAGCAGGGCACCACCGTCCTGCTCGTCGAGCAGAACGCCGCCCAGGCGCTGCGGATCTCCGACGTGGCCTACGTCCTGGAGACCGGAACCGTCGTGCGAACGGGCACGGGGGCCGAACTGGCCGCGGACGACTCCATCCGCGCCGCCTACCTCGGGGGCGACGTCTAG
- a CDS encoding GNAT family N-acetyltransferase has product MARPALEVRDAGTGDLDALMELYSSARFDQGQLRASVGSVRARLERAMEAGEVQVLIAFLGAEPAGYALLTTSPLLPLGSTAGPSIEHLHVVPALRRRGVGRALLRRALHLAQAEGAEQIACTVLPGDRDYTRYMARLGFAPAVVRRAVPVHVLRRRLSEGPAALVHTTDVVARRRSLRARLARSAAPTTPGTGVPTAS; this is encoded by the coding sequence GTGGCACGACCTGCCCTGGAGGTCAGAGACGCCGGCACGGGCGATCTCGACGCCCTCATGGAGCTCTACTCGAGCGCCCGCTTCGACCAGGGCCAGCTGCGCGCCTCGGTGGGCAGCGTCCGGGCCCGGCTCGAGCGGGCGATGGAGGCCGGCGAGGTCCAGGTGCTCATCGCGTTCCTGGGCGCCGAGCCCGCCGGCTACGCCCTCCTGACGACCTCGCCGTTGCTGCCGCTGGGCAGCACCGCGGGCCCCAGCATCGAACACCTCCACGTCGTCCCGGCGCTGCGGCGTCGCGGGGTCGGCCGGGCGCTGCTGCGTCGTGCGCTGCACCTGGCCCAGGCCGAGGGCGCCGAGCAGATCGCCTGCACCGTCCTGCCGGGTGACCGCGACTACACCCGCTACATGGCCCGCCTCGGGTTCGCGCCCGCCGTGGTGCGCCGCGCGGTCCCCGTCCACGTCCTGCGCCGGCGTCTCTCCGAGGGACCCGCCGCCCTCGTGCACACGACCGACGTCGTGGCCCGGCGCCGCTCGTTGCGGGCCCGGCTGGCCCGCTCGGCGGCCCCGACGACTCCCGGCACGGGCGTCCCGACCGCCTCCTGA
- a CDS encoding sensor domain-containing diguanylate cyclase codes for MSTSEAAAAIVAAMRADERSRVCAIDHEGVLVTVPASLELPAGSALTPPGHRTTLAHLVDSLDLMRVVEMWESVQVDGVASGVVRLPGNPEQYALAFADARAEHGCYLASLTPLGVTLVGTGSGAQEITRVIEEVRPRTATLRKDSHALITEVGDRAERLLGHPAAAMLGHRSTEFLHPDDVAVALDGWMQMLSTGVGYRSRLRHRRGDGSWLWLEVVQQLAPTADGTLSVVAELTDISTEMAAVEELRRRERLFRRTVEALPVGLLRMDLQGRVVQVNARFGALLGSPAGLAEDASLAARLADCGEDCATRTLAAVQACLTGGDDARVQVTVGGDDWSGAQHCSIDVVPLGDDDGEPGVVLVVQDVTEAVRAQRRLAHRATTDGLTGCLNRSAVLSALDDALATAPTGGEHAPAVIFFDLDGFKSVNDRLGHAVGDALLIRVSEVLREVVAVHPGGAEVSRLGGDEFLVVLHRSEDQQEVEDLARRACETLRENLPRTPQLAGDLHRLPIGSSAGSARAVPGDTAGTLVARADAAMYVAKRAGRRADWSDPGR; via the coding sequence GTGAGCACGTCGGAAGCAGCTGCCGCCATCGTCGCCGCCATGCGGGCCGACGAGCGGTCCCGCGTCTGCGCCATCGACCACGAGGGTGTGCTCGTCACCGTCCCCGCGAGCCTGGAACTGCCCGCGGGGAGCGCGCTCACCCCGCCCGGCCACCGCACGACGCTGGCCCACCTCGTGGACTCCCTGGACCTGATGCGCGTGGTCGAGATGTGGGAGTCCGTGCAGGTCGACGGCGTCGCCTCCGGCGTGGTCCGGCTGCCGGGCAACCCCGAGCAGTACGCCCTCGCCTTCGCCGACGCCCGCGCGGAGCACGGGTGCTACCTGGCCTCGCTGACCCCGCTCGGGGTCACCCTGGTGGGGACCGGCAGCGGCGCCCAGGAGATCACCCGCGTCATCGAGGAGGTGCGTCCGCGCACCGCCACCCTGCGCAAGGACTCCCACGCCCTCATCACCGAGGTCGGTGACCGGGCCGAACGCCTCCTGGGACACCCCGCCGCGGCGATGCTGGGACACCGCTCCACGGAGTTCCTGCACCCCGACGACGTCGCCGTCGCCCTCGACGGGTGGATGCAGATGCTGAGCACCGGAGTCGGCTACCGGTCGCGGCTGCGCCACCGTCGCGGCGACGGCAGCTGGCTCTGGCTCGAGGTCGTGCAGCAGCTCGCGCCCACCGCCGACGGCACCCTGTCCGTGGTCGCCGAACTCACCGACATCAGCACCGAGATGGCCGCCGTGGAGGAGCTGCGTCGCCGGGAGCGGCTCTTCCGCCGAACCGTCGAGGCGCTGCCCGTCGGCCTGCTCCGGATGGACCTGCAGGGCCGCGTCGTCCAGGTCAACGCCCGCTTCGGCGCGCTGCTGGGCTCGCCCGCGGGCCTGGCCGAGGACGCCTCGCTGGCTGCCCGCCTCGCCGACTGCGGCGAGGACTGCGCCACTCGCACCCTGGCCGCCGTGCAGGCCTGCCTCACCGGGGGTGACGACGCCCGCGTCCAGGTCACCGTCGGCGGCGACGACTGGTCCGGCGCCCAGCACTGCTCGATCGACGTCGTCCCCCTGGGCGACGACGACGGTGAACCCGGTGTCGTGCTCGTCGTCCAGGACGTCACCGAGGCCGTGCGCGCTCAGCGGCGCCTCGCCCACCGCGCGACCACCGACGGCCTCACCGGCTGCCTCAACCGCTCCGCCGTGCTGAGCGCCCTCGACGACGCGCTCGCCACCGCCCCGACCGGGGGCGAGCACGCCCCCGCGGTGATCTTCTTCGACCTCGACGGCTTCAAGTCCGTCAACGACCGCCTCGGGCACGCCGTCGGCGACGCGCTGCTGATCCGGGTCAGCGAGGTCCTGCGCGAGGTCGTCGCCGTCCACCCCGGAGGCGCCGAGGTCTCCCGCCTCGGCGGCGACGAGTTCCTCGTCGTGCTGCACCGCAGCGAGGACCAGCAGGAGGTCGAGGACCTCGCCCGGCGCGCCTGCGAGACGCTGCGCGAGAACCTGCCCCGCACCCCGCAGCTGGCCGGGGACCTGCACCGGCTGCCCATCGGGTCCAGCGCCGGCTCCGCGCGGGCCGTCCCCGGCGACACCGCCGGCACGCTGGTCGCCCGCGCCGACGCCGCCATGTACGTGGCGAAGCGCGCCGGGCGCCGGGCGGACTGGAGCGACCCCGGCCGTTGA
- the polA gene encoding DNA polymerase I gives MTPAASTPTRAAAKKTAAKPAKKAAPTRPRLLLIDGHSMAYRAFYALPVQNFATTTGQPTNAVYGFTSMLINLLRDEDPTHFCVTFDVSRASFRTQVYAEYKGTRTKSPDEFRGQVDLVKEVLTALRVPIVEIEGYEADDVIATLTERAVEQGFEVLISSGDRDAFQLVRDEVTVLYPVKGVSELIRMTPEAVEAKYGVPPQRYPDLAALVGETSDNLPGVPGVGAKTAAKWINLYDGLDGVIANADLVKGKAGESLREHLDSVIRNRRLNALVNDLQLSATIPELIRRAWDREEVHTVFDGLEFRVLRDRLFATLESAEPEAEEGFGVDGAILLGGEVAPWLLEHAQGRTGLQVTGEWGRGTGEVTGLSFAGADGVAAWIDPVTLEPGDEQALAAWLADPARPKVAHDVKGPSHALLARGWELAGVVFDTALAAYLCRPDQRSYDLADLSVRHLKRELRAEGSAPGSPAEPVDEQLTLDGDDGPVGGDEQARAEEGMVRALAISELAGVLATELEERGGTRLLHEVELPLVGVLARQERVGVAVDGQLLTDLEAHFAERVAQAQTLAYEVIGTEINLGSPKQLQTVLFEQLEMPKTKRTKTGYTTDADALAALFVKTEHPFLAHLLEHRDASRLRQTVEGLQKSVADDGRIHTTYQQMIAATGRLSSTDPNLQNIPIRTEEGRRIREAFVVGSYAAGGGEFECLLTADYSQIEMRIMAHLSGDEGLIAAFTSGEDLHRFVGSRVFHVEPADVTSEMRAKIKAMSYGLAYGLSAFGLSNQLKISTEEAKGLMDEYFERFGGVRDYLFGVVEEARRTGWTETIMGRRRYLPDLASDNRQRREMAERMALNAPIQGSAADIIKVAMLDLDRGLRESGLRSRLLLQVHDELVLEVAEGEREALEALVRSTMAGAADLAVPLDVSVGVGRSWHEAGH, from the coding sequence GTGACACCCGCTGCCTCCACGCCCACTCGCGCCGCCGCGAAGAAGACCGCCGCGAAGCCCGCGAAGAAGGCGGCGCCCACCCGCCCCCGGCTGCTGCTCATCGACGGCCACTCGATGGCCTACCGCGCCTTCTACGCCCTGCCGGTGCAGAACTTCGCGACGACGACGGGCCAGCCGACGAACGCCGTCTACGGCTTCACCTCGATGCTCATCAACCTGCTGCGCGACGAGGACCCGACCCACTTCTGCGTCACCTTCGACGTCTCGCGCGCCTCCTTCCGCACCCAGGTCTACGCCGAGTACAAGGGCACCCGGACCAAGAGCCCGGACGAGTTCCGCGGGCAGGTGGACCTGGTCAAGGAGGTCCTCACCGCCCTGCGGGTGCCGATCGTCGAGATCGAGGGCTACGAGGCCGACGACGTCATCGCGACCCTCACCGAACGGGCCGTCGAGCAGGGTTTCGAGGTCCTCATCTCCAGCGGGGACCGCGACGCCTTCCAGCTCGTCCGCGACGAGGTCACCGTCCTCTACCCGGTCAAGGGGGTCTCCGAACTGATCCGGATGACCCCCGAGGCCGTGGAGGCGAAGTACGGCGTCCCGCCGCAGCGCTACCCCGACCTCGCGGCCCTGGTGGGGGAGACCTCGGACAACCTGCCCGGGGTGCCGGGCGTCGGCGCGAAGACCGCCGCGAAGTGGATCAACCTCTACGACGGCCTCGACGGCGTCATCGCCAACGCCGACCTCGTCAAGGGCAAGGCGGGGGAGAGCCTGCGCGAGCACCTCGACTCCGTCATCCGCAACCGACGACTCAACGCCCTGGTCAACGACCTCCAGCTCTCCGCGACCATCCCCGAGCTGATCCGCCGCGCCTGGGACCGCGAGGAGGTCCACACCGTCTTCGACGGTCTGGAGTTCCGCGTCCTGCGCGACCGGCTGTTCGCGACGCTGGAATCGGCCGAACCGGAGGCCGAGGAGGGATTCGGCGTCGACGGCGCGATCCTGCTCGGCGGCGAGGTGGCCCCCTGGCTGCTGGAGCACGCCCAGGGCCGGACCGGACTGCAGGTCACGGGGGAGTGGGGACGCGGCACGGGCGAGGTCACCGGCCTCTCCTTCGCCGGCGCCGACGGCGTCGCCGCCTGGATCGACCCGGTCACCCTCGAACCGGGCGACGAGCAGGCCCTCGCCGCCTGGCTCGCCGATCCCGCACGACCCAAGGTCGCCCACGACGTGAAGGGCCCCAGCCACGCCCTGCTCGCCCGCGGCTGGGAGCTGGCCGGGGTCGTCTTCGACACCGCCCTCGCCGCCTACCTGTGCCGGCCCGACCAGCGCAGCTACGACCTCGCCGACCTGTCCGTGCGCCACCTCAAGCGCGAGCTGCGCGCCGAGGGCTCCGCGCCCGGTTCGCCCGCCGAACCCGTCGACGAGCAGCTCACCCTCGACGGTGACGACGGTCCCGTCGGCGGTGACGAGCAGGCCCGCGCCGAGGAGGGCATGGTCCGGGCGCTCGCGATCTCCGAGCTGGCCGGGGTGCTCGCGACCGAGCTCGAGGAGCGCGGCGGCACCCGGCTGCTGCACGAGGTCGAACTGCCGCTCGTCGGGGTGCTCGCTCGCCAGGAACGCGTCGGCGTCGCCGTCGACGGACAGCTGCTGACCGACCTGGAGGCGCACTTCGCCGAGCGCGTCGCGCAGGCGCAGACCCTCGCCTACGAGGTCATCGGCACCGAGATCAACCTCGGCTCGCCCAAGCAGCTGCAGACCGTGCTCTTCGAACAGCTGGAGATGCCGAAGACGAAGCGCACCAAGACCGGGTACACGACGGACGCCGACGCGCTGGCCGCGCTCTTCGTCAAGACCGAGCACCCGTTCCTGGCCCACCTGCTCGAGCACCGCGACGCGTCCCGGCTGCGCCAGACCGTCGAGGGGCTGCAGAAGTCCGTGGCCGACGACGGCCGCATCCACACGACGTACCAGCAGATGATCGCCGCGACCGGTCGGCTGTCCTCCACGGACCCGAACCTGCAGAACATCCCGATCCGCACCGAGGAGGGACGCCGGATCCGGGAGGCGTTCGTCGTCGGCTCCTACGCAGCTGGTGGGGGGGAGTTCGAGTGCTTGCTCACGGCCGACTACTCCCAGATCGAGATGCGGATCATGGCCCACCTCTCCGGGGACGAGGGGCTGATCGCCGCCTTCACCTCCGGCGAGGACCTGCACCGCTTCGTCGGCAGTCGCGTCTTCCACGTGGAACCCGCCGACGTGACGTCGGAGATGCGCGCGAAGATCAAGGCGATGTCCTACGGACTCGCCTACGGCCTCAGCGCCTTCGGGCTCTCCAACCAGCTGAAGATCTCCACCGAGGAGGCCAAGGGCCTCATGGACGAGTACTTCGAACGCTTCGGCGGGGTGCGCGACTACCTGTTCGGTGTCGTCGAGGAGGCCCGCCGGACCGGGTGGACCGAGACGATCATGGGTCGTCGCCGCTACCTCCCCGACCTCGCCAGCGACAACCGCCAGCGACGCGAGATGGCCGAGCGGATGGCCCTCAACGCGCCCATCCAGGGTTCGGCGGCCGACATCATCAAGGTCGCGATGCTCGACCTGGACCGGGGTCTGCGGGAGTCCGGGCTGCGCTCGCGGCTGCTGCTGCAGGTCCACGACGAACTCGTCCTCGAGGTCGCCGAGGGCGAGCGCGAGGCCCTGGAGGCCCTGGTGCGCTCGACGATGGCGGGGGCGGCGGACCTGGCCGTGCCGTTGGACGTGTCGGTCGGCGTCGGGCGCAGCTGGCACGAAGCGGGGCACTGA
- a CDS encoding class I SAM-dependent methyltransferase — translation MSTEELPDQPSVGRRSVGASETVAAQRRWWDAEADGYRREHGAFLGDDREGSELVWGPEGLREADAGLLGDLTGRTVLEFGAGAAQCARWVAARGGRVVASDLSLGMLREGSDAAHAAGVPLVQCDARVLPFADDSFDVVFTSYGALPFVADADAVLAESARVLRPGGRFAASVPHPLRWALPDVPGPEGLTATHSYFDRRAYVEADEHGVVTYAEHHRTVGDWVRLLVSAGFVVRDLVEPEWAAGDAVWGGWSRLRGELLPGTLVLVADLP, via the coding sequence GTGAGCACCGAGGAACTCCCCGACCAGCCCTCCGTGGGACGCCGCAGCGTCGGCGCGAGCGAGACCGTGGCCGCCCAGCGCCGCTGGTGGGACGCCGAGGCCGACGGGTACCGCCGCGAGCACGGCGCCTTCCTCGGTGACGACCGGGAGGGCTCGGAGCTGGTCTGGGGACCGGAGGGCCTGCGCGAGGCCGACGCGGGGTTGCTCGGCGACCTGACCGGGAGGACCGTCCTGGAGTTCGGCGCCGGGGCCGCGCAGTGCGCCCGCTGGGTCGCCGCGCGCGGCGGACGGGTCGTGGCCAGCGACCTCTCCCTCGGGATGCTGCGCGAGGGTTCCGACGCGGCGCACGCCGCCGGGGTGCCGCTGGTGCAGTGCGACGCCCGGGTGCTGCCCTTCGCCGACGACAGCTTCGACGTCGTCTTCACCTCCTACGGGGCACTGCCCTTCGTCGCCGACGCGGACGCCGTGCTCGCGGAGTCCGCCCGCGTGCTGCGCCCGGGCGGCCGGTTCGCGGCGAGCGTCCCGCACCCGCTGCGGTGGGCCCTGCCCGACGTCCCCGGCCCCGAGGGCCTCACCGCCACCCACTCCTACTTCGACCGCCGGGCCTACGTCGAGGCCGACGAGCACGGCGTCGTGACCTACGCCGAGCACCACCGCACCGTCGGCGACTGGGTGCGGCTCCTCGTCAGCGCCGGGTTCGTGGTGCGCGACCTGGTCGAACCCGAGTGGGCCGCCGGCGACGCCGTGTGGGGCGGGTGGAGCCGGCTGCGCGGAGAGCTCCTCCCGGGGACCCTGGTCCTGGTCGCTGACCTGCCGTGA
- the rpsA gene encoding 30S ribosomal protein S1, giving the protein MTTTTTAPAGTTPQIAINDIGSAEDFLAAVDATIKYFNDGDIVSGTIVKVDRDEVLLDIGYKTEGVIPSRELSIKHDVDPNEVVGVGDEVEALVLQKEDKEGRLILSKKRAQYERAWGTIEAKKEADEVVEGVVIEVVKGGLILDIGLRGFLPASLVEMRRVRDLQPYVGKTIEAKIIELDKNRNNVVLSRRAWLEQTQSEVRQNFLTTLQKGQVRSGVVSSIVNFGAFVDLGGVDGLVHVSELSWKHIDHPSEVVEVGQEVTVEVLDVDMDRERVSLSLKATQEDPWQQFARTHAIGQVVPGKVTKLVPFGAFVRVDDGIEGLVHISELAERHVEVPEQVVQVNSDIFVKVIDIDLERRRISLSLKQATEALAAAGEEFDPSLYGMAADYDEQGNYKYPEGFDPETNDWLEGFETQREEWEGQYALAHERWEAHKKSVAEQAEAEAKAEAEGVTAASTTSSSSSSSSSSSSSSAPSSYTSEAPEAAGTLASDEALAALREKLTGGN; this is encoded by the coding sequence ATGACGACCACCACGACCGCGCCGGCGGGCACCACTCCTCAGATCGCGATCAACGACATCGGATCGGCTGAGGACTTCCTTGCCGCGGTCGACGCGACCATCAAGTACTTCAACGACGGTGACATTGTCTCCGGCACCATCGTGAAGGTCGACCGTGACGAGGTCCTCCTCGACATCGGTTACAAGACCGAGGGCGTCATCCCCTCGCGCGAGCTCTCGATCAAGCACGACGTCGACCCCAACGAGGTCGTCGGTGTCGGCGACGAGGTCGAGGCCCTGGTCCTCCAGAAGGAGGACAAGGAAGGCCGTCTGATCCTGTCCAAGAAGCGCGCTCAGTACGAGCGTGCCTGGGGCACCATCGAGGCCAAGAAGGAAGCCGACGAGGTCGTCGAGGGCGTCGTCATCGAGGTCGTCAAGGGCGGCCTCATCCTCGACATCGGTCTGCGCGGCTTCCTGCCCGCGTCGCTGGTCGAGATGCGTCGTGTCCGCGACCTGCAGCCCTACGTCGGCAAGACGATCGAAGCCAAGATCATCGAGCTGGACAAGAACCGCAACAACGTGGTCCTGTCCCGCCGTGCCTGGCTCGAGCAGACCCAGTCGGAGGTTCGCCAGAACTTCCTCACGACCCTGCAGAAGGGTCAGGTCCGCTCCGGCGTCGTCTCCTCGATCGTCAACTTCGGTGCGTTCGTGGACCTGGGCGGCGTCGACGGTCTCGTCCACGTCTCCGAGCTGTCCTGGAAGCACATCGACCACCCCTCCGAGGTCGTCGAGGTCGGTCAGGAAGTCACCGTCGAGGTCCTCGACGTGGACATGGACCGCGAGCGCGTGTCCCTGTCGCTCAAGGCGACGCAGGAAGACCCGTGGCAGCAGTTCGCCCGGACCCACGCGATCGGTCAGGTCGTGCCGGGCAAGGTCACCAAGCTCGTCCCGTTCGGTGCGTTCGTGCGCGTCGACGACGGCATCGAGGGCCTGGTCCACATCTCCGAGCTGGCCGAGCGCCACGTCGAGGTGCCGGAGCAGGTCGTCCAGGTCAACAGCGACATCTTCGTCAAGGTCATCGACATCGACCTCGAGCGTCGCCGGATCTCGCTGTCGCTGAAGCAGGCCACCGAGGCCCTCGCGGCCGCGGGCGAGGAGTTCGACCCCTCGCTCTACGGCATGGCGGCGGACTACGACGAGCAGGGGAACTACAAGTACCCCGAGGGCTTCGACCCCGAGACCAACGACTGGCTCGAGGGCTTCGAGACCCAGCGCGAGGAGTGGGAAGGGCAGTACGCCCTCGCCCACGAGCGCTGGGAGGCCCACAAGAAGTCCGTGGCCGAGCAGGCCGAGGCCGAGGCGAAGGCCGAAGCCGAGGGCGTCACCGCGGCGTCGACGACCAGCAGCTCCAGCTCCTCGAGCAGCAGCAGCTCTTCGTCCTCCGCTCCGTCGTCCTACACCTCCGAGGCTCCGGAGGCCGCCGGCACGCTGGCGTCCGACGAGGCCCTGGCGGCCCTGCGCGAGAAGCTCACCGGCGGGAACTGA
- a CDS encoding LacI family DNA-binding transcriptional regulator, which yields MSADSEARGAAAPEAESRVPVLADVAALAGVSQQTVSRVVRGSPSVARRTRERVELAIAELGYRPNIAARTLVTRRSHRIGVVAADTSLYGSVTTLSGIQEAARAAGYSVSLVMLPDLTPDGVRTALEELRSQYVDGAIAVVPEDASQEAVRAVDAAFPCVLAPGLDGAGIADAYWAEVTAAREATHHLLDLGHTTVHHVAGPRDWAESRARSTGWRTALVERVRVVPRPVRGDWSAQSGYLALGGLPVDEVSALFVANDHMAVGVLRALADVGRSVPEDVSVVGFDDIPEARFLFPPLTTVSQDFAEIGRRCVRVLLGRLGERVVETGPVSPALIVRSSTAAPR from the coding sequence ATGTCCGCCGATTCCGAGGCCCGGGGCGCCGCTGCCCCCGAGGCCGAGTCGCGCGTTCCGGTCCTCGCCGACGTCGCCGCGCTGGCCGGCGTCTCCCAGCAGACCGTCTCCCGCGTGGTGCGCGGCAGTCCCTCCGTCGCGCGCCGCACCCGCGAACGCGTCGAGCTCGCCATCGCCGAGCTCGGCTACCGGCCCAACATCGCCGCCCGGACCCTCGTCACTCGGCGCTCCCACCGCATCGGCGTGGTCGCGGCCGACACCTCGCTCTACGGCAGCGTCACCACGCTGTCCGGGATCCAGGAGGCGGCGCGTGCGGCCGGGTACTCCGTCTCGCTCGTGATGCTGCCCGACCTCACGCCCGACGGTGTGCGGACGGCGCTGGAGGAACTCCGCTCGCAGTACGTGGACGGCGCCATCGCCGTCGTCCCCGAGGACGCCTCGCAGGAGGCCGTCCGCGCGGTGGACGCCGCGTTCCCCTGCGTGCTGGCCCCCGGCCTCGACGGGGCCGGGATCGCCGACGCCTACTGGGCCGAGGTCACCGCGGCCCGGGAGGCGACCCACCACCTGCTCGACCTCGGGCACACCACGGTCCACCACGTCGCCGGGCCCCGGGACTGGGCGGAGTCGCGGGCACGCTCCACGGGCTGGCGGACCGCGCTGGTCGAGCGCGTGCGGGTCGTGCCCCGTCCCGTCCGCGGCGACTGGTCCGCGCAGTCGGGGTACCTGGCGCTGGGTGGACTGCCGGTGGATGAGGTCAGCGCCCTCTTCGTCGCCAACGACCACATGGCCGTGGGGGTCCTGCGGGCGCTGGCCGACGTGGGCCGCTCCGTCCCCGAGGACGTGAGCGTCGTCGGCTTCGACGACATCCCCGAAGCGCGGTTCCTCTTCCCCCCGCTGACGACGGTCAGCCAGGACTTCGCCGAGATCGGCCGCCGCTGCGTGCGGGTGCTGCTCGGCCGCCTGGGCGAGCGCGTCGTCGAGACCGGTCCGGTCTCCCCCGCTCTGATCGTCCGTTCCAGCACCGCCGCCCCCCGCTGA